In Brassica napus cultivar Da-Ae chromosome C2, Da-Ae, whole genome shotgun sequence, the sequence aactaggttaagatctgcgcttacgcggaataaatattatatatataattttttttatgtattatatttttttaacatattatgaaattataaatatatatttaataataaaaaagtcagtaactattatttatataattaaattggtgcggacatataaataaatttcaaaattaaataataggtGCTGACTTTTTTATTCATATGTTCaaagtaaataattatatatgttcaaagtaaatttcaaaattaaaatatttatgtatttttatatggcatatagtttaatttaaaatgatatatatatatatatatatatatatttcttttaattttaatacttAGTAAATGAGATTTTcaacttatatattattttgtaatcatttgtatcatttaataacaaaaattttaaaccatggatcacaaaatttgaatgtgagacttttatatatatatatatatttcttttaattttaatacttAGTAAATGAGATTTTcaacttatatattattttgtaatcatttgtatcatttaataacaaaaattttaaaccatggatcacaaaatttgaatgtgagacttttaacagttttagtaatttatactcgtttttaaaaattcaaaatataacatatacagaaaaatctaaattttttattatatgggtaatatggttgtttaatttattttaatagtttaaaactaaagaaatataatataagatacgcttatttttatcaaatctttattattcaaatcattaattgtcatatatattttaaccacATTACACTATtccgtaattttatttaaggaaataatgaagcacattaataatgtatttatggtagtttaataaaaatcttattatatatttagatagaccaacatatttctctagagattctaaaaattattctagtgatgacacatgactacaaaaaaatgttgtaatgcttctcaattaatatacaaGGGATTGAAcaatattctttttgttttataataggTTTAATACATAAAAACATCACATATAACCATTTGTATAGAATAAAACTTGAGATCAGATATTCTGAAACAAGATGCTTTCATGGGATTGTaagcaaaatatttaattttgttttagtttaatttatttaattaattaattttaaatataattttgaatactCATAAAATAACATGGGATATGAAAgtttctttagaaaaataaataaatatcttaactgaaaaattctatttactctgtttttcaattttttttaatttattttttattggtgaGATATTCTATAAGTATCTTCCAATAACATGTTTTTACTGGTGACTTCATAATCACTTTGATTTCTTAGCGCGTAATGtatataacaaatatttaatacCAAAGCTCTTTTAGTAGATATTCATTATAATTGAATACCAACACAATAAAATACCTATAAACAACaacaatttacaaaaataaaataaaacggtTGTTGAAGAACCGCGAAGCATAGATAACGTCATCAAAGGAACCAATCCCAGTTTTGTACTTTGCAGTATGACGCACTTGACACAAGCACTGATTACTTTgcatttttcgttttttttctaaaaatatactatatggAACTCTCTgcaagcattttttttttctttttatcacgATGACTCTCTGCAAGCATTTAATTGCTCATTCGAGAGTGAATTTAGTTAGTTCTGACATTTTCTGGTACTATTATTTATGTCGTTTTGATGCGTCTGAAATTTGAAACTtgatatgataaaaaaaagagcTTTGATTCGAACCTTCGACCTGACCTAATTTACATTTGGTGTTCTCTTTTTTGTTGCTGTACAATTGATAATTAGTGGACTTGAGCAAAAGGTAAATCTCTATCGATCAGATTCGGAAGTATTTGGATTAGAATATTAGGATAAACCAATGCATTACAAAACTGATATTCaatttaaaatgacaaatcagCAAAGTATAagaataatatgtatatatatataacagtgAATTTAGGTCATGAAGTGGATTGTTAAATTGGATGGGTCAGTGGTGGGGATGTGTTTTGAGCACTTGGTTAAGAAACTTGCTAGTGACGTCAATTTTGGATTCGTAACTTTAGTGCCAaatttatgaagtttttatattttgagtgACCCGaactttttctctttcttttttttgtgtgtaaaatGGTTATGACCGAAATAAGGATCGTAGTTAACCGAGAGCTATATTGTTTTCTTCGTCCGTCCATACTGTAAATGTAATAATTAGCTCTTATAGAATGTTTACTATGTTCAATGATTAATCATGAGGTTTCTTGTTATGACGCACAAGCTTTGCAATTTAATTGATATGCTTGTTTTCCATTTAAAGTATCAAACGTGGTTGCATAAAACACCTTTTTTAAATTGGACTACTAATAAAGAACGGAAATGTGAATATAAATACAATCTGCGCTATTTCTGGTACAATTCAAACAAATCTCGAGATATCCTAAATTAGTagtaatctatattattttgGTAGAAACAATAgtattacaataaaaatataatagttttttcGGTTAACGTCTATTTCATACAGTAAgtatttgtaattttgtataGCGAAAGGAAACATAATTGAATCAGGATCTCGAAGTAGCAAAAGTCAGACAACCGTCCAACCTTTTTTCGAAAAAACCTTTTCATTCTTAGCATTGTCATGTGGTCCATAGATCTAACAGGCCTTTACACGCCGGATTCAGCTCCCGACTCGGGTCGGAGGGTCCTTCCTTGCCGCAACCGCTCACCGGAAGACCACAAACAACGAAGATGATGAAGCCCACAACCTTGTCGATCCTCAACGCCTTCTCACCTGAATCATAGCCTCCTCGTTAGAGATTTTACCACGGTGTACTCGTTTACCTTGTGGTCCGTTGGGTCTacttcctccttcttcttcataaGAAGAACAGGAGGTTCACTCATAATCTCTCAACACTTACTACGGTCTCTGTAGTCATCTGCATTTACTTTGATCTGTTCCCCGCATTGAAGTCTCTCCTCTAACCACAAACTATAAAGTGGAATCCGGAAAGAATCATGGCTCATAGACTCTCAAGATCTGAAAAAGGAAAATGGGTCTCAGACTCGAGTAAGCAGACTCGCCGGCCTTCAGTCATTATCCCGGCCACTGATAACTACGCTCTCATCGAAGCCAACAAGTTCACCCTTATAGGGCGAGTAACCAACGCTAATATCCAGAAGACTAGAGCTCTAGTTGACTTTTTCCTCCAACATTGGTCCGTTGTTAGACAGTTTACAGGAAGAGAACTCGGACCGCGGCTCTTTCAGTTCACCTTTGAATCAGAGAGGGACCTTCAAACGATCCTACAAAAATCACCGTTCCACTTCAAACGTTGGATGCTGATTCTTCAAAGATGGGAACCTAATACCTCTGATGACTTCCCATCGCTTATCTCCTTTTGGGTACGTATTCATGGAATTCCTCTGCATTTCTGGAATGAGCAGACCCTTGAAGCCATTGGAGCTGGAATAGGGCTTGTAGGACCAAAGGATGTGGACAGAGGCAGAGTCCGAGTACATCTCAACGGACACAAACCTCTGGAAATGTTCTTGGACATCACGTTACCGACTGGAGAGTCTAAGAAAGTGGAGCTCGAGTATGAGA encodes:
- the LOC106379105 gene encoding uncharacterized protein At4g02000-like produces the protein MAHRLSRSEKGKWVSDSSKQTRRPSVIIPATDNYALIEANKFTLIGRVTNANIQKTRALVDFFLQHWSVVRQFTGRELGPRLFQFTFESERDLQTILQKSPFHFKRWMLILQRWEPNTSDDFPSLISFWVRIHGIPLHFWNEQTLEAIGAGIGLVGPKDVDRGRVRVHLNGHKPLEMFLDITLPTGESKKVELEYEKLEYEKLEKHCFLCKALTHEKEDCPRRQDLEGKVVEPKDINYSRTKDSLDAFRRAKDEKKVDRSRAPHVFDREREDQALYHRRGEGYETPRAPRPRSPTRSYYSERSHYHIDLPLESLREKERTSSISKYGNR